A single region of the Drosophila takahashii strain IR98-3 E-12201 chromosome 2R, DtakHiC1v2, whole genome shotgun sequence genome encodes:
- the hbs gene encoding nephrin isoform X1, whose product MDIKAWKHTQSPTATICHGMAAVTAPTPAVQVASPSVQKFRLTPHDLQILEGTDTLLRCEVSNRAGKVQWTKDGFALGFSAVIPGFPRYSVLVDAKQNAYNLQIKNATLEDDAEYQCQVGPAAGNPAIRANAKLSIVAAPSSIVIEGYARNARVEVEERQNLTLHCIAENANPAAEIVWFQGEVPVSTVPIVSVNQTAPKRFTTSSTLHLQPRAEDDYKEFSCEARHKALPPDVPMRAQVQLSVLYPPGAPFFEGYGQGESLHRGQEVQIACRSRGGNPPAQLSWYRNGVAVSSPQRTSGRLSENVYKFTAAAEDNGANLVCEAKNLLATTPLRAELNLTVLYAPKDVYLSGANQAKVGDSVQLSCVTAPSNPQARISWSINGRPMENSTYKTTSSSDGGWVSSSNISLTIDSQSRTFIAVCHALNTELTQNVVGSHTVNVLYPPSPPLLTGYNDGDIIISGSILKLQCSSAGGNPPPTLQWYKNDKIINAPSKLVDSKITSELSLLVNASDNNAIYKCKVQNAAIDIPLFATKTLGVHFPPETVKISVVPKNLVPGIRAKLVCDSSSSNPPAKISWWKDGIPVEGLNLANRPGLWGGSVSTLEMYVNITQDLDGIIYTCQSHNEVLQRSVHETISLDILYPPKFETSQSTTFVGVEGAPFHVELMASGNPMVISYTWTKDGLPISSNSLSGQRLISDGPRLNISRLSRNDAGVYICEALNSQGTALLEVQVAVEYAPTITAVSEGRSFVAGEPAVLACHIQARPLEAAHVRWSRDGYDLASRTISSFENGTALLQIASVERSDIGNFTCIVDNQRGAPAAQNVLLVVQTAPEIDHSPGFTRYAARLGVRAQLICRSLASPQPSFIWRRNGKDLKMQRRNKFKTVERQVDALNYESALLIENTSADDYGQYECVVRNALGQASTTLEFSKPSRPDTPLQLRVGNVSDSGVELNWTPGFDGGMQTYFRLRLKQQGEDKYKYVDAKPGHQNISLDGLKPGATYYFSVMAANEAGGSKFMPDIKLTLSKGSQPHSAEYTEKDELPNVMIIGITSAAMVLLVLNAALVAWFVIRRQNKSQSEAEPSNDDVYSKDDSQSVYKLPITALQADVQKKAAASTYLVENVDIIQSTAYPPKYQESSMCTPPYPLCNPDFTRTLPNPKRHSQRNSATGMIEGMQMRSKDDHMLISNGLYIPSPSPASSLVIKGSYISSPSPAPPADGSYFNMSDKYMSYPPVTY is encoded by the exons ATGGATATAAAAGCATGGAAACACACACAATCCCCGA cTGCCACCATCTGCCACGGAATGGCTGCAGTTACGGCTCCAACTCCGGCCGTTCAGGTGGCCTCCCCGTCCGTGCAAAAGTTCCGACTAACGCCACACGATCTGCAAATACTCGAGGGCACCGACACCCTCCTCCGCTGCGAGGTGTCCAACCGGGCTGGCAAGGTTCAGTGGACCAAGGACGGCTTCGCGCTGGGCTTCTCGGCTGTTATTCCCGGATTCCCCCGCTACTCGGTGCTGGTGGATGCCAAACAGAATGCCTACAATCTGCAGATCAAGAACGCCACTCTCGAGGACGATGCGGAATACCAGTGCCAGGTGGGTCCGGCCGCTGGAAACCCGGCCATCCGGGCCAATGCCAAGCTGAGCATAGTGGCTGCCCCCAGCAGCATCGTTATCGAGGGCTATGCCCGGAATGCCCGAGTGGAGGTGGAGGAGCGCCAGAACCTCACGCTGCACTGCATCGCCGAGAACGCCAATCCGGCGGCGGAGATTGTCTGGTTCCAGGGCGAGGTTCCAGTTAGCACGG TCCCCATTGTCTCGGTGAATCAAACTGCCCCGAAGCGCTTCACAACTAGCTCCACGCTGCACCTGCAGCCCCGTGCCGAGGACGATTACAAGGAGTTCTCCTGCGAGGCGAGGCACAAGGCCCTGCCCCCCGATGTCCCGATGCGCGCCCAGGTGCAGCTCTCCGTGCTCT ATCCGCCCGGTGCTCCATTCTTCGAGGGCTACGGCCAGGGCGAATCCCTGCATCGCGGCCAGGAAGTTCAAATCGCCTGCCGCAGCCGTGGCGGGAATCCCCCGGCCCAATTGAGCTGGTACCGGAATGGCGTGGCCGTCAGTTCGCCGCAACGCACCTCGGGCCGTCTGTCGGAAAACGTTTACAAGttcaccgccgccgccgaggaCAATGGGGCTAATTTGGTGTGCGAGGCCAAGAATCTGCTGGCGACAACTCCCCTGCGCGCCGAACTCAATCTGACTGTCCTGT ACGCCCCCAAGGACGTTTATCTAAGCGGCGCCAACCAGGCCAAGGTCGGCGATTCCGTGCAGCTGAGCTGCGTGACTGCCCCCTCGAATCCCCAGGCCCGCATCAGCTGGTCCATAAATGGACGACCGATGGAGAACAGCACCTATAAGACCACCAGTAGCTCCGACGGCGGCTGGGTGAGCAGCTCGAACATCAGCTTGACCATCGACTCGCAGAGCAGGACCTTCATCGCCGTTTGCCATGCCCTCAACACGGAACTCACACAGAATGTGGTGGGCTCACACACCGTGAATGTGCTGT ATCCCCCTTCGCCGCCCCTGCTGACAGGCTATAATGATGGTGATATTATCATCTCTGGATCTATATTGAAACTGCAGTGCAGCTCCGCCGGTGGCAATCCCCCACCCACTTTGCAGTGGTACAAGAACGATAAGATAATCAATGCTCCCTCCAAATTGGTGGACAGCAAAATCACCTCTGAACTTTCGCTTCTGGTCAACGCCTCCGACAACAATGCCATCTACAAGTGCAAGGTTCAGAACGCAGCCATTGACATACCTCTTTTCGCCACCAAGACATTGGGAGTTCATT TTCCCCCCGAAACTGTAAAGATCAGTGTGGTGCCCAAAAATCTGGTGCCCGGTATTCGAGCCAAGCTGGTCTGCGACTCCAGCTCCAGTAATCCCCCGGCCAAGATCAGTTGGTGGAAGGACGGCATTCCCGTCGAGGGACTCAACCTGGCCAATCGTCCCGGTCTCTGGGGAGGTTCGGTGTCGACACTGGAGATGTACGTGAACATAACCCAAGATCTGGATGGCATCATCTACACTTGCCAGAGTCACAACGAGGTTCTGCAGCGCAGCGTTCACGAGACCATCAGCTTGGACATACTTT ATCCCCCCAAGTTCGAGACCTCGCAGAGCACCACCTTCGTGGGCGTTGAGGGGGCGCCTTTCCATGTGGAGCTGATGGCCAGCGGAAACCCCATGGTAATTAGCTACACCTGGACCAAGGACGGCCTGCCCATTAGCAGCAACAGTCTGAGCGGCCAGCGTTTGATCTCCGACGGACCGCGTCTCAATATCAGTCGTCTCAGTCGCAACGATGCGGGTGTCTACATATGCGAGGCTCTGAATAGCCAGGGCACCGCGCTGCTGGAGGTCCAAGTGGCCGTCGAAT ATGCCCCCACAATCACAGCGGTTAGTGAGGGTCGCAGCTTTGTGGCCGGCGAACCGGCCGTGCTGGCCTGCCACATTCAGGCCCGTCCGCTAGAGGCCGCCCATGTGCGGTGGTCCCGCGACGGCTACGACCTCGCCTCCCGCACCATCTCCAGTTTCGAGAACGGAACCGCCCTGCTGCAGATCGCCAGTGTGGAGCGCAGTGACATTGGCAACTTCACCTGCATTGTGGACAACCAAAGGGGGGCTCCCGCGGCGCAAAATGTACTCCTGGTGGTGCAAA CTGCCCCCGAAATCGACCATTCGCCCGGCTTCACCCGCTATGCCGCCCGTTTGGGAGTTCGAGCCCAGCTGATTTGCCGTTCCCTGGCCTCTCCGCAGCCCAGTTTCATCTGGCGTCGAAATGGCAAGGATCTCAAGATGCAGCGACGCAACAAGTTCAAGACTGTGGAGCGCCAGGTGGACGCTCTCAACTATGAGTCGGCCCTGCTGATCGAGAACACCTCGGCGGATGACTACGGGCAGTACGAGTGCGTGGTGCGAAATGCTCTGGGGCAGGCCAGCACCACCCTGGAGTTCAGCAAGCCCTCGCGGCCGGATACTCCGCTGCAGCTAAGGGTGGGCAATGTGAGCGACTCGGGGGTGGAGCTAAACTGGACGCCCGGCTTTGACGGCGGCATGCAGACCTACTTCCGACTGCGGCTCAAACAGCAGGGCGAGGATAAGTACAAGTATGTGGACGCCAAGCCTGGGCACCAGAACATATCCCTGGATGGCCTGAAGCCCGGAGCCACGTACTACTTCTCCGTGATGGCGGCCAACGAGGCGGGCGGCAGTAAGTTCATGCCGGACATCAAGTTGACCCTGAGCAAGGGCTCGCAGCCCCACTCGGCGGAGTACACCGAAAAGGACGAGCTGCCCAATGTGATGATCATAGGGATCACCTCGGCCGCCATGGTCCTGTTGGTCCTGAATGCTGCCCTGGTGGCCTGGTTCGTGATTCGCCGGCAGAACAAATCCCAGAGCGAGGCGGAGCCCAGCAACGATGACGTGTACTCCAAGGACGACAGCCAGTCGGTCTATAAG CTGCCCATCACTGCTTTGCAGGCGGATGTGCAGAAGAAGGCGGCCGCCTCCACATATCTCGTGGAGAACGTGGACATTATCCAGTCGACGGCGTATCCGCCGAAGTACCAGGAGAGCTCCATGTGCACCCCGCCGTATCCGCTGTGCAATCCGGACTTCACCCGCACACTGCCGAATCCCAAGAGGCACAGCCAGCGGAACAGTGCCACGGGAATGATCGAGGGCATGCAGATGCGCTCCAAGGACGATCACATGCTGATCTCCAACGGCCTCTACATACCATCGCCGTCGCCCGCCTCCTCGCTGGTCATCAAGGGCAGCTATATATCCTCGCCATCGCCCGCGCCGCCAGCAGATGGATCGTACTTCAATATGAGCGACAAGTACATGTCCTATCCGCCGGTG ACTTACTAA
- the hbs gene encoding nephrin isoform X2, with the protein MQFWITLTFAVLLAATICHGMAAVTAPTPAVQVASPSVQKFRLTPHDLQILEGTDTLLRCEVSNRAGKVQWTKDGFALGFSAVIPGFPRYSVLVDAKQNAYNLQIKNATLEDDAEYQCQVGPAAGNPAIRANAKLSIVAAPSSIVIEGYARNARVEVEERQNLTLHCIAENANPAAEIVWFQGEVPVSTVPIVSVNQTAPKRFTTSSTLHLQPRAEDDYKEFSCEARHKALPPDVPMRAQVQLSVLYPPGAPFFEGYGQGESLHRGQEVQIACRSRGGNPPAQLSWYRNGVAVSSPQRTSGRLSENVYKFTAAAEDNGANLVCEAKNLLATTPLRAELNLTVLYAPKDVYLSGANQAKVGDSVQLSCVTAPSNPQARISWSINGRPMENSTYKTTSSSDGGWVSSSNISLTIDSQSRTFIAVCHALNTELTQNVVGSHTVNVLYPPSPPLLTGYNDGDIIISGSILKLQCSSAGGNPPPTLQWYKNDKIINAPSKLVDSKITSELSLLVNASDNNAIYKCKVQNAAIDIPLFATKTLGVHFPPETVKISVVPKNLVPGIRAKLVCDSSSSNPPAKISWWKDGIPVEGLNLANRPGLWGGSVSTLEMYVNITQDLDGIIYTCQSHNEVLQRSVHETISLDILYPPKFETSQSTTFVGVEGAPFHVELMASGNPMVISYTWTKDGLPISSNSLSGQRLISDGPRLNISRLSRNDAGVYICEALNSQGTALLEVQVAVEYAPTITAVSEGRSFVAGEPAVLACHIQARPLEAAHVRWSRDGYDLASRTISSFENGTALLQIASVERSDIGNFTCIVDNQRGAPAAQNVLLVVQTAPEIDHSPGFTRYAARLGVRAQLICRSLASPQPSFIWRRNGKDLKMQRRNKFKTVERQVDALNYESALLIENTSADDYGQYECVVRNALGQASTTLEFSKPSRPDTPLQLRVGNVSDSGVELNWTPGFDGGMQTYFRLRLKQQGEDKYKYVDAKPGHQNISLDGLKPGATYYFSVMAANEAGGSKFMPDIKLTLSKGSQPHSAEYTEKDELPNVMIIGITSAAMVLLVLNAALVAWFVIRRQNKSQSEAEPSNDDVYSKDDSQSVYKLPITALQADVQKKAAASTYLVENVDIIQSTAYPPKYQESSMCTPPYPLCNPDFTRTLPNPKRHSQRNSATGMIEGMQMRSKDDHMLISNGLYIPSPSPASSLVIKGSYISSPSPAPPADGSYFNMSDKYMSYPPVTY; encoded by the exons cTGCCACCATCTGCCACGGAATGGCTGCAGTTACGGCTCCAACTCCGGCCGTTCAGGTGGCCTCCCCGTCCGTGCAAAAGTTCCGACTAACGCCACACGATCTGCAAATACTCGAGGGCACCGACACCCTCCTCCGCTGCGAGGTGTCCAACCGGGCTGGCAAGGTTCAGTGGACCAAGGACGGCTTCGCGCTGGGCTTCTCGGCTGTTATTCCCGGATTCCCCCGCTACTCGGTGCTGGTGGATGCCAAACAGAATGCCTACAATCTGCAGATCAAGAACGCCACTCTCGAGGACGATGCGGAATACCAGTGCCAGGTGGGTCCGGCCGCTGGAAACCCGGCCATCCGGGCCAATGCCAAGCTGAGCATAGTGGCTGCCCCCAGCAGCATCGTTATCGAGGGCTATGCCCGGAATGCCCGAGTGGAGGTGGAGGAGCGCCAGAACCTCACGCTGCACTGCATCGCCGAGAACGCCAATCCGGCGGCGGAGATTGTCTGGTTCCAGGGCGAGGTTCCAGTTAGCACGG TCCCCATTGTCTCGGTGAATCAAACTGCCCCGAAGCGCTTCACAACTAGCTCCACGCTGCACCTGCAGCCCCGTGCCGAGGACGATTACAAGGAGTTCTCCTGCGAGGCGAGGCACAAGGCCCTGCCCCCCGATGTCCCGATGCGCGCCCAGGTGCAGCTCTCCGTGCTCT ATCCGCCCGGTGCTCCATTCTTCGAGGGCTACGGCCAGGGCGAATCCCTGCATCGCGGCCAGGAAGTTCAAATCGCCTGCCGCAGCCGTGGCGGGAATCCCCCGGCCCAATTGAGCTGGTACCGGAATGGCGTGGCCGTCAGTTCGCCGCAACGCACCTCGGGCCGTCTGTCGGAAAACGTTTACAAGttcaccgccgccgccgaggaCAATGGGGCTAATTTGGTGTGCGAGGCCAAGAATCTGCTGGCGACAACTCCCCTGCGCGCCGAACTCAATCTGACTGTCCTGT ACGCCCCCAAGGACGTTTATCTAAGCGGCGCCAACCAGGCCAAGGTCGGCGATTCCGTGCAGCTGAGCTGCGTGACTGCCCCCTCGAATCCCCAGGCCCGCATCAGCTGGTCCATAAATGGACGACCGATGGAGAACAGCACCTATAAGACCACCAGTAGCTCCGACGGCGGCTGGGTGAGCAGCTCGAACATCAGCTTGACCATCGACTCGCAGAGCAGGACCTTCATCGCCGTTTGCCATGCCCTCAACACGGAACTCACACAGAATGTGGTGGGCTCACACACCGTGAATGTGCTGT ATCCCCCTTCGCCGCCCCTGCTGACAGGCTATAATGATGGTGATATTATCATCTCTGGATCTATATTGAAACTGCAGTGCAGCTCCGCCGGTGGCAATCCCCCACCCACTTTGCAGTGGTACAAGAACGATAAGATAATCAATGCTCCCTCCAAATTGGTGGACAGCAAAATCACCTCTGAACTTTCGCTTCTGGTCAACGCCTCCGACAACAATGCCATCTACAAGTGCAAGGTTCAGAACGCAGCCATTGACATACCTCTTTTCGCCACCAAGACATTGGGAGTTCATT TTCCCCCCGAAACTGTAAAGATCAGTGTGGTGCCCAAAAATCTGGTGCCCGGTATTCGAGCCAAGCTGGTCTGCGACTCCAGCTCCAGTAATCCCCCGGCCAAGATCAGTTGGTGGAAGGACGGCATTCCCGTCGAGGGACTCAACCTGGCCAATCGTCCCGGTCTCTGGGGAGGTTCGGTGTCGACACTGGAGATGTACGTGAACATAACCCAAGATCTGGATGGCATCATCTACACTTGCCAGAGTCACAACGAGGTTCTGCAGCGCAGCGTTCACGAGACCATCAGCTTGGACATACTTT ATCCCCCCAAGTTCGAGACCTCGCAGAGCACCACCTTCGTGGGCGTTGAGGGGGCGCCTTTCCATGTGGAGCTGATGGCCAGCGGAAACCCCATGGTAATTAGCTACACCTGGACCAAGGACGGCCTGCCCATTAGCAGCAACAGTCTGAGCGGCCAGCGTTTGATCTCCGACGGACCGCGTCTCAATATCAGTCGTCTCAGTCGCAACGATGCGGGTGTCTACATATGCGAGGCTCTGAATAGCCAGGGCACCGCGCTGCTGGAGGTCCAAGTGGCCGTCGAAT ATGCCCCCACAATCACAGCGGTTAGTGAGGGTCGCAGCTTTGTGGCCGGCGAACCGGCCGTGCTGGCCTGCCACATTCAGGCCCGTCCGCTAGAGGCCGCCCATGTGCGGTGGTCCCGCGACGGCTACGACCTCGCCTCCCGCACCATCTCCAGTTTCGAGAACGGAACCGCCCTGCTGCAGATCGCCAGTGTGGAGCGCAGTGACATTGGCAACTTCACCTGCATTGTGGACAACCAAAGGGGGGCTCCCGCGGCGCAAAATGTACTCCTGGTGGTGCAAA CTGCCCCCGAAATCGACCATTCGCCCGGCTTCACCCGCTATGCCGCCCGTTTGGGAGTTCGAGCCCAGCTGATTTGCCGTTCCCTGGCCTCTCCGCAGCCCAGTTTCATCTGGCGTCGAAATGGCAAGGATCTCAAGATGCAGCGACGCAACAAGTTCAAGACTGTGGAGCGCCAGGTGGACGCTCTCAACTATGAGTCGGCCCTGCTGATCGAGAACACCTCGGCGGATGACTACGGGCAGTACGAGTGCGTGGTGCGAAATGCTCTGGGGCAGGCCAGCACCACCCTGGAGTTCAGCAAGCCCTCGCGGCCGGATACTCCGCTGCAGCTAAGGGTGGGCAATGTGAGCGACTCGGGGGTGGAGCTAAACTGGACGCCCGGCTTTGACGGCGGCATGCAGACCTACTTCCGACTGCGGCTCAAACAGCAGGGCGAGGATAAGTACAAGTATGTGGACGCCAAGCCTGGGCACCAGAACATATCCCTGGATGGCCTGAAGCCCGGAGCCACGTACTACTTCTCCGTGATGGCGGCCAACGAGGCGGGCGGCAGTAAGTTCATGCCGGACATCAAGTTGACCCTGAGCAAGGGCTCGCAGCCCCACTCGGCGGAGTACACCGAAAAGGACGAGCTGCCCAATGTGATGATCATAGGGATCACCTCGGCCGCCATGGTCCTGTTGGTCCTGAATGCTGCCCTGGTGGCCTGGTTCGTGATTCGCCGGCAGAACAAATCCCAGAGCGAGGCGGAGCCCAGCAACGATGACGTGTACTCCAAGGACGACAGCCAGTCGGTCTATAAG CTGCCCATCACTGCTTTGCAGGCGGATGTGCAGAAGAAGGCGGCCGCCTCCACATATCTCGTGGAGAACGTGGACATTATCCAGTCGACGGCGTATCCGCCGAAGTACCAGGAGAGCTCCATGTGCACCCCGCCGTATCCGCTGTGCAATCCGGACTTCACCCGCACACTGCCGAATCCCAAGAGGCACAGCCAGCGGAACAGTGCCACGGGAATGATCGAGGGCATGCAGATGCGCTCCAAGGACGATCACATGCTGATCTCCAACGGCCTCTACATACCATCGCCGTCGCCCGCCTCCTCGCTGGTCATCAAGGGCAGCTATATATCCTCGCCATCGCCCGCGCCGCCAGCAGATGGATCGTACTTCAATATGAGCGACAAGTACATGTCCTATCCGCCGGTG ACTTACTAA
- the hbs gene encoding nephrin isoform X3, with product MFAATICHGMAAVTAPTPAVQVASPSVQKFRLTPHDLQILEGTDTLLRCEVSNRAGKVQWTKDGFALGFSAVIPGFPRYSVLVDAKQNAYNLQIKNATLEDDAEYQCQVGPAAGNPAIRANAKLSIVAAPSSIVIEGYARNARVEVEERQNLTLHCIAENANPAAEIVWFQGEVPVSTVPIVSVNQTAPKRFTTSSTLHLQPRAEDDYKEFSCEARHKALPPDVPMRAQVQLSVLYPPGAPFFEGYGQGESLHRGQEVQIACRSRGGNPPAQLSWYRNGVAVSSPQRTSGRLSENVYKFTAAAEDNGANLVCEAKNLLATTPLRAELNLTVLYAPKDVYLSGANQAKVGDSVQLSCVTAPSNPQARISWSINGRPMENSTYKTTSSSDGGWVSSSNISLTIDSQSRTFIAVCHALNTELTQNVVGSHTVNVLYPPSPPLLTGYNDGDIIISGSILKLQCSSAGGNPPPTLQWYKNDKIINAPSKLVDSKITSELSLLVNASDNNAIYKCKVQNAAIDIPLFATKTLGVHFPPETVKISVVPKNLVPGIRAKLVCDSSSSNPPAKISWWKDGIPVEGLNLANRPGLWGGSVSTLEMYVNITQDLDGIIYTCQSHNEVLQRSVHETISLDILYPPKFETSQSTTFVGVEGAPFHVELMASGNPMVISYTWTKDGLPISSNSLSGQRLISDGPRLNISRLSRNDAGVYICEALNSQGTALLEVQVAVEYAPTITAVSEGRSFVAGEPAVLACHIQARPLEAAHVRWSRDGYDLASRTISSFENGTALLQIASVERSDIGNFTCIVDNQRGAPAAQNVLLVVQTAPEIDHSPGFTRYAARLGVRAQLICRSLASPQPSFIWRRNGKDLKMQRRNKFKTVERQVDALNYESALLIENTSADDYGQYECVVRNALGQASTTLEFSKPSRPDTPLQLRVGNVSDSGVELNWTPGFDGGMQTYFRLRLKQQGEDKYKYVDAKPGHQNISLDGLKPGATYYFSVMAANEAGGSKFMPDIKLTLSKGSQPHSAEYTEKDELPNVMIIGITSAAMVLLVLNAALVAWFVIRRQNKSQSEAEPSNDDVYSKDDSQSVYKLPITALQADVQKKAAASTYLVENVDIIQSTAYPPKYQESSMCTPPYPLCNPDFTRTLPNPKRHSQRNSATGMIEGMQMRSKDDHMLISNGLYIPSPSPASSLVIKGSYISSPSPAPPADGSYFNMSDKYMSYPPVTY from the exons cTGCCACCATCTGCCACGGAATGGCTGCAGTTACGGCTCCAACTCCGGCCGTTCAGGTGGCCTCCCCGTCCGTGCAAAAGTTCCGACTAACGCCACACGATCTGCAAATACTCGAGGGCACCGACACCCTCCTCCGCTGCGAGGTGTCCAACCGGGCTGGCAAGGTTCAGTGGACCAAGGACGGCTTCGCGCTGGGCTTCTCGGCTGTTATTCCCGGATTCCCCCGCTACTCGGTGCTGGTGGATGCCAAACAGAATGCCTACAATCTGCAGATCAAGAACGCCACTCTCGAGGACGATGCGGAATACCAGTGCCAGGTGGGTCCGGCCGCTGGAAACCCGGCCATCCGGGCCAATGCCAAGCTGAGCATAGTGGCTGCCCCCAGCAGCATCGTTATCGAGGGCTATGCCCGGAATGCCCGAGTGGAGGTGGAGGAGCGCCAGAACCTCACGCTGCACTGCATCGCCGAGAACGCCAATCCGGCGGCGGAGATTGTCTGGTTCCAGGGCGAGGTTCCAGTTAGCACGG TCCCCATTGTCTCGGTGAATCAAACTGCCCCGAAGCGCTTCACAACTAGCTCCACGCTGCACCTGCAGCCCCGTGCCGAGGACGATTACAAGGAGTTCTCCTGCGAGGCGAGGCACAAGGCCCTGCCCCCCGATGTCCCGATGCGCGCCCAGGTGCAGCTCTCCGTGCTCT ATCCGCCCGGTGCTCCATTCTTCGAGGGCTACGGCCAGGGCGAATCCCTGCATCGCGGCCAGGAAGTTCAAATCGCCTGCCGCAGCCGTGGCGGGAATCCCCCGGCCCAATTGAGCTGGTACCGGAATGGCGTGGCCGTCAGTTCGCCGCAACGCACCTCGGGCCGTCTGTCGGAAAACGTTTACAAGttcaccgccgccgccgaggaCAATGGGGCTAATTTGGTGTGCGAGGCCAAGAATCTGCTGGCGACAACTCCCCTGCGCGCCGAACTCAATCTGACTGTCCTGT ACGCCCCCAAGGACGTTTATCTAAGCGGCGCCAACCAGGCCAAGGTCGGCGATTCCGTGCAGCTGAGCTGCGTGACTGCCCCCTCGAATCCCCAGGCCCGCATCAGCTGGTCCATAAATGGACGACCGATGGAGAACAGCACCTATAAGACCACCAGTAGCTCCGACGGCGGCTGGGTGAGCAGCTCGAACATCAGCTTGACCATCGACTCGCAGAGCAGGACCTTCATCGCCGTTTGCCATGCCCTCAACACGGAACTCACACAGAATGTGGTGGGCTCACACACCGTGAATGTGCTGT ATCCCCCTTCGCCGCCCCTGCTGACAGGCTATAATGATGGTGATATTATCATCTCTGGATCTATATTGAAACTGCAGTGCAGCTCCGCCGGTGGCAATCCCCCACCCACTTTGCAGTGGTACAAGAACGATAAGATAATCAATGCTCCCTCCAAATTGGTGGACAGCAAAATCACCTCTGAACTTTCGCTTCTGGTCAACGCCTCCGACAACAATGCCATCTACAAGTGCAAGGTTCAGAACGCAGCCATTGACATACCTCTTTTCGCCACCAAGACATTGGGAGTTCATT TTCCCCCCGAAACTGTAAAGATCAGTGTGGTGCCCAAAAATCTGGTGCCCGGTATTCGAGCCAAGCTGGTCTGCGACTCCAGCTCCAGTAATCCCCCGGCCAAGATCAGTTGGTGGAAGGACGGCATTCCCGTCGAGGGACTCAACCTGGCCAATCGTCCCGGTCTCTGGGGAGGTTCGGTGTCGACACTGGAGATGTACGTGAACATAACCCAAGATCTGGATGGCATCATCTACACTTGCCAGAGTCACAACGAGGTTCTGCAGCGCAGCGTTCACGAGACCATCAGCTTGGACATACTTT ATCCCCCCAAGTTCGAGACCTCGCAGAGCACCACCTTCGTGGGCGTTGAGGGGGCGCCTTTCCATGTGGAGCTGATGGCCAGCGGAAACCCCATGGTAATTAGCTACACCTGGACCAAGGACGGCCTGCCCATTAGCAGCAACAGTCTGAGCGGCCAGCGTTTGATCTCCGACGGACCGCGTCTCAATATCAGTCGTCTCAGTCGCAACGATGCGGGTGTCTACATATGCGAGGCTCTGAATAGCCAGGGCACCGCGCTGCTGGAGGTCCAAGTGGCCGTCGAAT ATGCCCCCACAATCACAGCGGTTAGTGAGGGTCGCAGCTTTGTGGCCGGCGAACCGGCCGTGCTGGCCTGCCACATTCAGGCCCGTCCGCTAGAGGCCGCCCATGTGCGGTGGTCCCGCGACGGCTACGACCTCGCCTCCCGCACCATCTCCAGTTTCGAGAACGGAACCGCCCTGCTGCAGATCGCCAGTGTGGAGCGCAGTGACATTGGCAACTTCACCTGCATTGTGGACAACCAAAGGGGGGCTCCCGCGGCGCAAAATGTACTCCTGGTGGTGCAAA CTGCCCCCGAAATCGACCATTCGCCCGGCTTCACCCGCTATGCCGCCCGTTTGGGAGTTCGAGCCCAGCTGATTTGCCGTTCCCTGGCCTCTCCGCAGCCCAGTTTCATCTGGCGTCGAAATGGCAAGGATCTCAAGATGCAGCGACGCAACAAGTTCAAGACTGTGGAGCGCCAGGTGGACGCTCTCAACTATGAGTCGGCCCTGCTGATCGAGAACACCTCGGCGGATGACTACGGGCAGTACGAGTGCGTGGTGCGAAATGCTCTGGGGCAGGCCAGCACCACCCTGGAGTTCAGCAAGCCCTCGCGGCCGGATACTCCGCTGCAGCTAAGGGTGGGCAATGTGAGCGACTCGGGGGTGGAGCTAAACTGGACGCCCGGCTTTGACGGCGGCATGCAGACCTACTTCCGACTGCGGCTCAAACAGCAGGGCGAGGATAAGTACAAGTATGTGGACGCCAAGCCTGGGCACCAGAACATATCCCTGGATGGCCTGAAGCCCGGAGCCACGTACTACTTCTCCGTGATGGCGGCCAACGAGGCGGGCGGCAGTAAGTTCATGCCGGACATCAAGTTGACCCTGAGCAAGGGCTCGCAGCCCCACTCGGCGGAGTACACCGAAAAGGACGAGCTGCCCAATGTGATGATCATAGGGATCACCTCGGCCGCCATGGTCCTGTTGGTCCTGAATGCTGCCCTGGTGGCCTGGTTCGTGATTCGCCGGCAGAACAAATCCCAGAGCGAGGCGGAGCCCAGCAACGATGACGTGTACTCCAAGGACGACAGCCAGTCGGTCTATAAG CTGCCCATCACTGCTTTGCAGGCGGATGTGCAGAAGAAGGCGGCCGCCTCCACATATCTCGTGGAGAACGTGGACATTATCCAGTCGACGGCGTATCCGCCGAAGTACCAGGAGAGCTCCATGTGCACCCCGCCGTATCCGCTGTGCAATCCGGACTTCACCCGCACACTGCCGAATCCCAAGAGGCACAGCCAGCGGAACAGTGCCACGGGAATGATCGAGGGCATGCAGATGCGCTCCAAGGACGATCACATGCTGATCTCCAACGGCCTCTACATACCATCGCCGTCGCCCGCCTCCTCGCTGGTCATCAAGGGCAGCTATATATCCTCGCCATCGCCCGCGCCGCCAGCAGATGGATCGTACTTCAATATGAGCGACAAGTACATGTCCTATCCGCCGGTG ACTTACTAA